From a single Pirellulales bacterium genomic region:
- a CDS encoding DUF1328 domain-containing protein translates to MLRWALIFLVVALVAAVFGFGGIAADAAWIAKILFVVFLILFVVSLVMGRKGPGA, encoded by the coding sequence ATGCTTCGTTGGGCGCTTATCTTTCTGGTCGTCGCGCTCGTGGCAGCAGTCTTTGGTTTTGGGGGGATCGCCGCAGATGCCGCGTGGATCGCCAAGATCCTCTTCGTGGTCTTTTTGATCTTGTTCGTGGTGTCCCTGGTGATGGGGAGAAAAGGTCCGGGCGCCTGA